Proteins co-encoded in one Methanothermobacter sp. genomic window:
- a CDS encoding FmdE family protein, which yields MTTTEEQVNYLAGGIGSTTVQDAHGLDMQYILSQSNLVNAIPDNKTYIKGNLTYNQLKEIGIEAANLAKNLFRQAGIQVEKDNLRLLVLTSAGYARLNNQDTSPIWDGIYEVLGSRLSRKTLLPVHSSLWSQLWFTFIIKNGSYTPEVIGKSGGFGRFSFNITEEDEILYAIQLIYDPVKGFIISNDTKGPVYDIGAGWNYTNPTVSRVFKNWNNVVTIANAWSYDPPFDMLMVYLFHNHVCPGVSPSYLIADYIYKNYPRGENEKYIYVTTTTYCKEDGLLLLLGVSPGQGTYYNQRLLNTGSSSVEGGQMEGILIIWDEKLNIGRAVVITFKWPSFESGANGLRAYIDWYKGKEPTGVRSPYIVANEAPIKYITREEMNMIISGAAGSPSGNAIQFLMGLPERQLSDLLPNVPSVPNTPSVPGIPSTPGVPGTPNAPGVPSIPGGSSVSPGFIGSFVGAVSGSAGVAAASPGHGGERGKAYEVTRASPGGGSTGTGWYIYGVMGGLILIGLAAFGFLRGGFKI from the coding sequence TCATGGACTAGACATGCAATACATATTAAGTCAGAGCAACCTTGTAAATGCAATACCAGACAATAAAACGTACATTAAAGGTAACTTAACTTACAACCAACTCAAAGAAATAGGTATCGAGGCCGCCAATTTGGCGAAGAATTTATTCCGACAGGCAGGAATACAAGTAGAAAAAGACAATCTCAGACTCCTTGTATTGACATCAGCAGGCTACGCACGCTTAAATAACCAAGATACAAGTCCAATATGGGATGGAATCTATGAAGTTCTAGGGTCACGATTAAGCCGAAAAACATTACTACCAGTCCACAGCTCACTTTGGAGTCAACTATGGTTCACATTCATAATAAAAAATGGAAGCTACACCCCAGAAGTTATAGGCAAATCCGGCGGATTCGGAAGATTCTCATTTAACATCACAGAAGAAGATGAAATACTCTATGCTATACAACTAATCTATGATCCAGTTAAAGGATTCATAATATCAAACGATACCAAAGGGCCAGTATATGACATAGGAGCTGGATGGAATTACACCAACCCAACAGTATCTAGGGTATTTAAAAATTGGAATAATGTAGTTACAATCGCAAATGCATGGTCCTATGATCCACCATTCGACATGCTAATGGTCTACCTGTTCCACAACCATGTCTGCCCAGGGGTCTCACCATCATACCTCATAGCAGACTACATATACAAAAATTATCCAAGAGGAGAAAATGAAAAGTACATTTACGTGACAACAACAACCTACTGCAAAGAGGATGGACTCCTACTACTCCTAGGCGTATCACCAGGACAAGGAACATACTACAACCAAAGACTACTTAATACAGGATCATCTTCTGTTGAAGGCGGACAAATGGAAGGCATATTAATAATCTGGGATGAAAAATTAAACATCGGAAGGGCAGTGGTAATCACATTCAAATGGCCAAGTTTCGAAAGTGGAGCAAATGGTCTCAGAGCCTATATAGATTGGTACAAGGGAAAAGAACCTACTGGTGTGCGCTCACCATACATAGTAGCTAATGAAGCACCGATAAAATATATTACAAGAGAAGAAATGAATATGATCATTTCGGGAGCTGCAGGTTCACCCTCAGGTAATGCCATACAATTCCTCATGGGGTTACCAGAGCGTCAGCTCTCTGATTTACTGCCAAATGTTCCAAGCGTTCCCAATACACCAAGTGTCCCTGGCATTCCTAGTACTCCCGGTGTTCCTGGCACTCCAAATGCTCCAGGCGTTCCTAGCATTCCTGGTGGTTCGAGTGTTTCTCCTGGTTTCATTGGTTCCTTTGTAGGTGCTGTTTCAGGGTCTGCAGGAGTTGCTGCTGCTTCTCCTGGTCATGGGGGTGAACGAGGTAAGGCTTATGAGGTTACAAGAGCTTCTCCTGGTGGCGGTTCAACGGGTACAGGATGGTACATTTATGGTGTCATGGGAGGCCTTATATTGATCGGTCTTGCAGCGTTCGGATTCCTCAGAGGCGGCTTCAAAAT